A part of Desulfobacter sp. genomic DNA contains:
- a CDS encoding extracellular solute-binding protein: protein MAKELEKRLEEVYHAYKDGQVSRRDFVKFVGIAGAALGVMGSPFGLAHKAFAGSKSITCHSWGGSTSEALRKFAFDPFTKASGIKVIDAAFTGMDAFLTQVKASYPPGGEFNIAHLSAVYDYARYTDLGFGVVLDEAKIPNLKNVMAKMTDTLKGISGGTLSAVPYDLGQTGIAYNTEKISKDKAEKLGASLLFDKSLKGKLGSWGGDFRTNIWYAALHTGQNPNDIKDIGAVWDALKAQRKLMKKYWASGSELMSLLGNGEIYATVAWSGRVAALQEQGHPIGYLAPDGTYSWMEYMYVLKGTDLAVAQELLNFMLEPDAAIAVAKGQNYPPSLDPARVAMPDEVKKLPAFDPTGKLDGYLFADPAYWNGHQLEWAEKWDRIMAG from the coding sequence TTTCGTCAAATTTGTCGGTATTGCCGGTGCTGCCCTCGGGGTAATGGGCAGCCCCTTTGGTTTGGCTCACAAGGCCTTTGCCGGCAGCAAATCCATTACCTGCCACTCCTGGGGCGGATCCACCTCCGAGGCCCTGCGCAAATTTGCCTTTGACCCCTTTACCAAAGCCTCGGGTATCAAGGTTATTGATGCGGCCTTCACCGGCATGGATGCCTTTTTAACCCAGGTCAAGGCCTCCTATCCGCCGGGAGGGGAATTCAATATCGCCCACCTCAGCGCCGTTTACGATTATGCCAGATACACCGATCTGGGGTTCGGGGTGGTTCTGGACGAGGCCAAAATACCCAATCTTAAAAATGTCATGGCCAAGATGACCGATACCCTGAAAGGGATTTCCGGCGGGACGCTCTCCGCCGTGCCCTATGACCTGGGACAGACCGGCATTGCCTATAACACCGAAAAAATTTCCAAGGACAAGGCTGAAAAACTGGGGGCCTCCCTGCTCTTTGACAAGAGTCTGAAGGGAAAACTGGGCTCCTGGGGAGGGGATTTCAGGACCAATATCTGGTATGCGGCCCTGCACACCGGCCAGAACCCCAATGATATTAAAGATATCGGTGCGGTATGGGATGCCCTCAAGGCCCAGCGCAAGCTCATGAAAAAATACTGGGCCTCGGGCTCCGAACTCATGAGCCTGTTGGGTAACGGTGAGATCTATGCCACGGTTGCCTGGTCCGGCCGGGTGGCGGCGCTTCAGGAGCAGGGGCATCCCATCGGATACCTTGCCCCGGACGGAACCTATTCCTGGATGGAGTACATGTATGTGCTCAAGGGCACCGACCTTGCCGTTGCCCAGGAACTGCTGAACTTCATGCTGGAACCCGATGCGGCCATTGCCGTGGCCAAGGGGCAGAACTATCCGCCCTCACTGGACCCTGCCCGTGTGGCCATGCCCGATGAAGTCAAAAAACTGCCGGCCTTTGATCCCACGGGCAAGCTGGACGGCTATCTCTTTGCCGACCCGGCCTATTGGAACGGCCATCAGCTGGAGTGGGCGGAGAAGTGGGACAGGATCATGGCTGGTTAG
- a CDS encoding ABC transporter ATP-binding protein: MSQEQDPAFVKFSNIEKRFGKVKAVKPMDLDIPEGSLVTLLGPSGCGKTTLLRMLAGLETPTTGDIYIKGKRINDTPIHKRNLGMIFQNYALFPHKTIFDNVAFGLKYRGFSKSEMQARVEKALETVRLPGVGSRMPSQLSGGQQQRIALARAIVIEPDVLLMDEPLSALDENLREDMRREIDNLQQELGVTTIFVTHDQREALSMSDKVVVMKDGEVQQEGSPEDVYNESANHFVADFLGHSNFMEARVEAKENGYFSVGLADGSKVLVNPAGPFSQGDRAEIVIRAQKMFLGYASELSREEGMNYFTGTVVDRSYMGGEVSYFVKLESGQVLHVINFVKRSPFRRGDEVYVKVDPYHCRLLKG, encoded by the coding sequence TTGTCACAGGAACAAGACCCGGCATTTGTAAAATTTTCCAATATTGAGAAACGGTTCGGAAAAGTTAAGGCGGTAAAACCCATGGATCTGGATATTCCCGAAGGGAGCCTGGTGACCCTGCTGGGGCCGTCCGGCTGCGGGAAAACCACCCTGCTGCGCATGCTGGCAGGGCTGGAAACCCCGACCACGGGGGATATTTACATCAAGGGAAAACGGATTAACGATACGCCCATACACAAGCGGAATCTGGGGATGATTTTTCAGAATTACGCCCTGTTTCCCCATAAGACCATTTTTGACAATGTGGCCTTTGGTTTGAAGTACCGGGGGTTTTCAAAATCTGAAATGCAGGCCCGGGTTGAAAAGGCCCTTGAAACGGTCCGGCTGCCCGGGGTGGGCAGCCGGATGCCCTCACAGCTTTCCGGCGGGCAGCAGCAGCGCATCGCCCTGGCCCGGGCCATCGTCATTGAGCCCGATGTCCTGCTTATGGACGAGCCCCTGTCCGCCCTGGACGAGAATCTGAGGGAGGATATGCGCCGTGAAATTGATAACCTCCAGCAGGAGCTGGGGGTGACCACCATCTTTGTGACCCATGACCAGCGCGAGGCCTTGTCCATGTCGGACAAGGTGGTGGTGATGAAGGACGGAGAGGTTCAGCAGGAAGGAAGCCCGGAAGATGTGTATAATGAGTCCGCCAACCATTTTGTGGCGGATTTCCTGGGCCATTCCAATTTTATGGAGGCCAGGGTGGAAGCCAAAGAAAACGGGTATTTCTCCGTCGGTCTTGCAGACGGTTCCAAGGTTCTGGTCAATCCGGCCGGCCCCTTTTCCCAAGGTGACCGGGCCGAGATCGTGATCCGTGCCCAGAAGATGTTTTTGGGGTATGCATCGGAGCTTTCAAGGGAAGAGGGGATGAATTATTTCACCGGCACCGTTGTGGACCGCAGCTACATGGGTGGAGAGGTCAGTTACTTTGTCAAGCTTGAGTCCGGCCAGGTGCTCCATGTGATCAATTTTGTCAAGCGGAGCCCCTTTCGCAGGGGGGACGAAGTCTATGTCAAGGTGGATCCCTACCACTGCAGGCTGTTGAAGGGCTGA